The DNA sequence tcctccatccaccataatatgaatcaccactcgggtgtgagtagtaacccatgtgatctctctcaattatttttccttagcacaaaacaccaaaaaagattaaacgcaccatgtagtaaataggaaagcaaagaagaaagaacataaatatttctttttttttttgaaaatatttttttgttttttttgtttttttgttttatatatatataatttttttattatataaataaaataaaggaaagaaaaaaaaggtacggcgtaaaaaaagggggggaagtaaacgaaaagaaaaaaaaaagaaaataacgtaaaggagaaaaaaaaagaaaaaattaacgtaaaggaaaaaaaagaaaaatgccgtcaaatttttttttcgaaattttttttaaatagattttaataaaattaaaaataaaatgtctaatctaagcaatcaaacaactgatagttgttaatcactatcaatccccggcaacggcgccaaaaacttggtgcggtattttacaacccacaaacttaccggcaagtgcaccgggtcgtaccaagtaataccttacgtgagtaagggtcgatcccacgaggattgatggatcaagcaacaatgattgattgattggcttagttaggcaagcaaaaATTGGTTTTGATATTGAGATGTTTAAAAGGTTAAGTTGAAAATATCATAAGGCAGGTACGCAAGtaattaagttaaaaataaaatatgggaaaacagttaaggttttagagttatctatttttcgggattaacttttcttactaactattttaattatgtaggatttaatttatggcaaactatatgtgactagaccctaattccttagaccttcatagtctcctctaaaattcattaactgccaattccttggtcaattaattccaattaaagggtacatgatcaaattctagtttgcatgccacaaaaactctaattacccaaagaataaaaggattatatgtcacgtatcccgttaaatccagataattagaatttaggagaatatgttttcaagctgttgttcaagtatagagcttttccaagttatacaagaactcaaatagaaagagggtcatacttccgttccacccaaattcataagataaagaacgaaaacaattcttaaatataaatccaaaacataaattaaaatagaaaaagtaataaaatcaatccatacaactagacagagctcctaaccttaatagtggaggtttagttgctcatggaatgtagaatgtaaatttgtatagaattccctaatggaattcCTCTAATGTAATGTacctaatagaagagaagtctcccctttttataactaatcctaattaatttaaaatctaattatctaaaaataaaaataatatcttttcctaaaagataagatttgaatttaaattcgaattaattaacagattttcagttgatgggtggggaccacttgctttgtccattctgcagcttctaatctgtgttttctgggctggaaactgggtcaaaaatagcccaaaaATCGAAACCAGCATTTTCTGTATTATTGCAGATCGCGtatgtgacgcgtccgcgtcgttcatgcgctcgcgtcatttgtgcagattccagtccacgcgttcgcgtcaggcacgcgatcgcgtcattgcgatttctccattccgcgcggtcgcgtgagccatgcgtccgcgtcggtcttcgctggtcatctctttggtttcttctttttctctgcaaaaacttcatcaaatccctccgaatgctacctaaaataaataaaattgcacaaaactcaaaatagcatccatagtggctaaaatataattaattcttaattaaactcaacaaatttgatgcaaattcactaggaaaagatagacaagatgctcatgcatcaaACATACACAATATCATTTAGCCTATCATGCTCTAATTTATTTCTTCTTGCTGTATGAATTTGATCAAAAAGACTCCAATTCCTTTCACACCCTGAAGAAGCAGATGCTTGGCTAAGAATGCGAACTGCCATTTTTTTGTAAACATGGAGCAGAACTACCAAATAACCTCCACCATTCATCTATAAATTACAATCCCATATCTCAAGTATTAGTTATCAAATTAAGGAAatcaaaacataaaataagtaaataactaAAGCTTATTATCAAACAGATATTATTACCAGGTTGAAGTTTTTTTGCAGCTGGAATAGCTTCAGGCCTATCAAAGCTTTCCTTTCGATCTCTATATAAGTGTATTTCTTTCATTGCCTCAACTGAATCTAAATTATTAACCTTGCAATGAAATGTAACAAGATCAAGTAAAGCTCGCATGACATCAGGTGATTCTctataatttttagaaaaaaagcAATCAGGATTCAAGAAATAGGCTGCTTCGtgaagattttttttcaaatgttTGTCCCATCTTGAGTTGATAATCTCTGTGTAAGGTTGATATGCACTCTTCCTATGCTTGAACATTTCTTTGATTCCATTTTCTGACCTCAGCATACCTTCATAAACAATTTCCAAAGATGGTTTATCATCGGCATCTACCAACCTCAGCAATTTAATCAACGGACTCACAATTTGGCATACAGTAAAATAATCATCCCAAAATTTATTGTCTAGGATAATTGCACTCACAGCTCTACCATTAGCACTCCTTCCTAATTTGTGTCCGATAAAGTGTGTATCAACAACCAATTGTTGTAATTCCGATTTGCGCTCAAAGATACTCATCAATGTGAGGAAGACAGTGGCAAAACGAGTTGCACCTGGACGAACAATCTCCCTCCAATCATCTTTTTGTCTTAGCCAGGACAAGAACACCGTATGATTATATACAAACACGGTAATCTTCGAAGCACGTGTTGCAAGGCTAGAAATATGTGGTATGCTGCTTATATCTTTTAGAATAAGATTCAAGCAATGAGCAGCACAAGGTGACCAGTGAATAATTTCAAATTTCCTATTAATAAGCCTACCAGCAGCAACATAATTCGCAGTATTATCGGTCACTACATGAACAACATTATCAGGTCCAATCCATTCAATCACCTCTGAAAATAAGTCACACAAGCTAGAAGCATTTTTAACCATACTTGAGGCATCTACAGATTTCACAAAGCACAACCCTTTCGAACAATAAACCAAAAAATTAATCAACGTTCTTTGTCTTTGATCTGTCCAACCATCAGCCATGAGAGTACATCCAGTTTCTTTCCAAGCAGACCTATAGCTATCAACAACCATTTGACACTCCCTTTTGAGATCGGCTAATAAGTTAACCCTCAAAGAGTCATAAGAAGGACCATTATAACCAGGCCCAAAGCCAGCTACACCATCCAACATATCTTGAAAAAAAGGTGACATAACCGCATTGAAAGGAATCCTACAATCCAAAAGCCATCTAGCCACTCGCTTATCAACTTCATGAAGCGCCTCTTTGTTTTGAAACACGCTTTTCAGACTTGGTTGACTTCCCAGAGTTGTTCTTGGTGCAAACATAGGAGGAATAATggtttttgctttcttttttggATCGCCTCCAACAACCTCCTTAGTTGGTAACTGACTCGGAGTTTGTTGTTCCTCTTGCGCTATTGCTTCATCAATTGCATCCTCACACTCATCTGTACCCTCTTCGTTGAAACTTACTTTCCTTTTACTAGTTTTACTTTTCTGAATCTCTTTCAATAAACCTTCCATTTGTTTTTCTACATCATACGGGACCTTAGAACACTTTTTAATGTCTCCACCTATCTTCGCCAAATGCTTTTTCATTCTATTAATTCCCCACCCCCAAAAGTACTCAGACAAAATAAGCATTGGTAATGTGGTTTTccatttatattttgtaaagcaACGTATCTCCAAGCAGGATCAGTTTTCCCCCGAACACTAGAAGTTTGTGACTGATTTTTGTTACTCGCGGGAGGAAGAGAACGTTCATTCGAAGCAGAATTATTTTCAGCATTATTATTCCTAGGTAGGTCTTGGTTGATACTTTCTTCCATACCTAAATATTACCAGCAATCCAACCCAATAATCTCAACTCTCAAGTTCACAACAAATGAACAAACaacatccaaattccaaaattaGAGTATACAAACAACATCTCAGgttcaaaaaattatttgttcaCAAAATCATCTCTCAAAATCAGAGTATACAAAATCAGAGTTCACAATGACAAAATCATGTCACAAAATCAGATTTCACACAATCAGATTTCACAAAATCAGAATTTACAAAATCATGTCACAAAATCAGTTCATATTTCATCACAAAATCATCAGAGTTCACAGAGTTCTCATATCAGTTCATAACAGTTTCAGAGACTCAGAGTTCAGTTCATCAGAATCAGTATAAGATTTCATCACAAAATCATGTtcataactaaattaaaaattacctGAAAATAAGGAAATCTATTGCTTTCTCTCAGAGCTCGAAGGATTTCAGGCTTCACCGCTTCAACGCTTCAACCGAACTCTATTGCTTTCTCTCAGAGGCAGAGCTCGACGGAGGTGACATGCGAAGTGGCTGAGGGCGCGACGGAGCTGAGTGCGCGACGGAGCTGACGGCGGAACGGTGCTGACTGCGCGAGGTATCTAACGGCGCGATGGACCCAACGGCGCCATGGAGCTGACGGCGCGACCCTGCTGACTGCGTGACGGTGCTGAAGGCGCGACGGAGGTGAGTGCGTTCAGGGCTTCAGGCGTTCTCTATGTCTCTCACAGACTCACAGTCTCACTCTCTCTGACCCTTGCTGAACTGTGGTGGCTCGGTGGGTGTTGTTATGTCTTCTGTGGGACGCTGGAGTGCTGGTGCTGGACGAAAGTGCGAACTGCAAAAGGAAAAAGGGAATTAGGGTTCCCAAAACGCAAAACGGCGGTGTTTTGCTGCAAGGTTAAAAAACGGGCCAGGTCCCGGTTCGGTTTGACCGACCGGTAACCGGCCGGTTCGTCGGTTCAACGGCAGTTTTCAAAATCTGCGGTTTTCCTTGTTATCCGAACCGCTTCAGCGTCCGATTcacggttcaaccggttcgaccAGTCGGTTTGAATCGGTTTTCAGAACATTGGAAAAAACAGTCGTATGCATAAAAGAAAGGACGCTTTGAGTTATCCAAAGGAGAAAAACAAACCCTCTCCTCAGGATCGGACATTATCAACTCAAAGTTTCTCTCGTCCTCTCTATTCTCACAAATCTTATGATGTCTACGGAAGGTATCACAATACTCGCTATCTACTACGGGAACACAAGACAGAACGGTGGTATTTACCCAGGTTAGGAGATTAGAGGGAACCTTAGTCGACATGCTGAGAATAGTAGAATGAGACATAAAGTCTATCCCTGCAAATGCAAAGTGAAGAAGTCGTTACTAAAAAGTGCTCGGACATCGTCCAAAAGAAGTCGGTCAAAATAGGCCAAACAAGAAAAAgccatttttcgaaaatttttcgAGGCATAGCAAAATGGTGCCTCTCCCACGTGACAAAAATAGCATCATCACACAGAAGCGACACCATTGGAGGCAATACAACCAaacaaacaacaaaatgactacagttttttcaaaattttttcagaAGTCCTTAGACgatctcaaaacaacaaatacaAAATTGAGACGCACAACCAAACATTCCAATACCAGCTCCAATCAGtgaaaaaaaaaccaaaagatTTCTCAAACAAAAAGTAATGCAATAACAGTCCAAGCAACCCCAAGAATCGACAAACAGAGCGCATTAACCCCAACACCATTACTCAGAGCAGTCTCAGGTAAACAGAAATGCAAGATTATCAGGAAGAAGATAAAAGGAACCAACATGGACGAAGATTTTAAGGAGGGGCACGTCAAACAGTAACAAAGCGCGAACGTTCCTCTCCGAGGTAAGACCTTCAAAAAATCCATGATGGAGAAGTCTTGGAAAGTAAGAGTAAATAAAAAGTAAGAAAGGAAGGGAAAAGATCTTTAcgaaggaaaaaaggaaaaataaagcaCTCTTGGAATTggagaaaaagggaaaaggaGAGTTAGAGGGTTTTTTATAAGAGACAAGGGGCAAACGGCCCCTTAACTCCTCTTTAAAGCGTGCGCGAATTCTAAGAAAAAACTGCCACGCAATCTTCGCTCCTCATTAAAGTGATAAcgttcaaattttcaaaaaacacgTCGGGTAACCCGACCTTTATAAAGGTGGCGTACCGACATCAAAACCATAATCACAGCATTGCTCGAGCCTGACCTTTTTAAAGAGCTCAGGACTCAAGTAGGAACATTGTTCATACCTTGGTCCAATAAGCAAAAGTTAGACCTAATAAACAAAAAGACCCACCAATAAAGGAAGCTTCCACAAATGCACCCAACCTCTTTAAAGATGTCGGACACTGACAAAGGAGCCCAGCTCTACTTGTCCAAACAAGTAACTGCCTCTGCAAATCTCTCCAAGTATCTCTATCACCTCCAAAAAGATAGACCCCAACAGCTCTCAAGATAAAGGGAACGGTCGTCCACCAACAAAGGTAGAACTACTCTAACAAAGGTGGTTATCAACtttactataaatacactgacacccctcaggtataaTTCACGTTAAACTaagactaatttttttttcttgtcttcATCCCTTTTAAATTccacaaataataaaataatttactttCAGTCAAAGATTCACTAAagtatactttttttttctccttaaAAATCGCTTCATTCTTTATTATCTATGTAACTATATGATTGCATGAAATGTGTACTCCATAACCCGCAGCTTTTAAGTGAATAAGAGAGATCATGTCATTTGAGTTATAGTTCGTTGGCTTAATGATAACTTATAATAGAGTTTTTAGCATACTTAATTATAAGTTCGTTTCTTCTTTGTAATTTTttggaaataaaaaaataaaaatattttaatacataattaatttaataaatgaaaaaatacaaaatgataaaaaaattaataaaagtagacaaaaacttaaaaaaagagaaagaagaagacgATGTGGATAGACATTATGCGTGGAATTGAGAAGTAACCGCAATATGAATGAAGTAGAGTTAattgataattatatttttaaccttttttaaaataacagttatattaattattctttattaatagaattaaaataaaaaaattaaaattggcACCAATTTTTTCATATTCactttatatattgttatagaaTTATTATAGATTATAGATTACACAttgttataaatataaataaaaatgggGTAGAAAAAGATGAATTATTATGACAcactataaaataaaattggtggaaatttttttatttggaatGATCGTAGAATATGTACATGGAGAGAGAAAATCAAGCCTCAATGttttaaaaatgataattatagCTGTTTTTTCATTAGGAACAATATTAGAAAGTAAATTTAGATACTAAAATTCATGTTTTGTCATTATATATGAGATGATTATAGATTATTATTAGAGAAAGTTTAAgaaaacaatatttttattaaaatttgactaatatttaactaataaaaaaaataaataattttatattattagatgaaatattatactattaaaaatattaataataattaattaatagttataaatcataaaatttattgACTTCTAACACTCCTTTTATTGTTGTTGGTGTTGTTGttaactcttttttttgttttttcggGTATTTTAGTTCAGCAGCTTTAACCAAGATCACAAGCGTAATAGCGTACTTTTGTTtcgtcaaaaaaaaaaaaaaaaaaaggagaaagccCAACAGTTCCCACATTTTGTTCCGAGGCTGGTATTATTCGTGAACGAGCACAAGTTAGTTTGTGGATAATAATGTTGATAACGGTCAGGGATGCTTCCTTTTCTTCTCCACTCTGTTCTTGGCAGCGTCGTTTCAGCACAAAACTCAAATATTCAATTTTCCGAGCGAGTTTTTCTGTCCAGAGGACACCCAACACTAGCCTCACATGGAATCCCAGGCATGTCTCCACCTGGTAAATGATGCCAAAACCTGTTCTTTCATTGGTTCCTCTTCCAAAGTGGGCTCTGTCCTCTGCTAGTTTCACTTTTCAATGTTGTAATGCAATCTATCAGTTAATGTATCTCTGATTCAGAAATACTTGCAGCACACTAATTTGGTTTAGGTCTTTACAGTTTGTGTTAATGTTATTTGCAATTATTTTTGCATAGTGTTTgaaatcaatttgatttttaGCGTATACATAGCATGATGGATTCTTTGTAAGACTTGTAATGAACCTGACTAAATGTGAAAGAATTACAGTTAATTTTTGGCAAATCATCCCTTGGTGAACTGGGGAAAGTGCCCTGGGATCACAAGCTACTCTATTTGTAATATGTTCAATGACTTGTGATTGTTAACCACCTGCTGCTTTTGACTTTACGCAGCTATGATGCATCGAATTTCGATCCCTTGGGTATTAACCCGGATTTATCTTCCCGGTTAAATTCTACTTGGGAGAATGTAGTCTCCTTGTTTTCGCAAACTTTTGAGAGTGCTTCAAGTACAGACAAGGAAAAGCCTAATTCTTCACGAGGAATAGCAGGTTTAATTCCTGACTtcataatatacattttttaaaatttgtgttttTGGATAAAAACTCCTGACTTGATCATTTGATGAACTTGATGTTATGTAGAAGTGATTATTTATCTTCGTATTTGCAGCTGCTATAGAGGATAGTTCAATTGATTTTGGAGATTTCTTTAAAGGTCCATTGCCAGGAAAGTTTCTCAAGCTTTTAGGGTTTCTTGCCTTGTCACGTCTTGGTGTGTATATTCCTCTAGGGGGGGTTAATAGGGAGGCTTTTGTTGGAAATTTAGATCAGAATAGTTTATTAAGCACTCTGGACTCGTTTTCTGGAGGCGGTATTGGTAGGCTTGGGATTTGCTCCCTTGGTATTGTTCCCTTCATCAATGCACAAATTGTTTTCCAGCTTCTTGCACAGGTATATCCAAAGTTGCAAGATCTTCAGAAAAGAGAAGGTGAGGCTGGAAGAAAGAAAGTTCTTCAATACACTCGATATGCCTCAGTTGGATTTGCAATTGTACAGGTCAGGAAATTTGTGATCTATGTGAACACTGCATTTTCTCTTGACTCATGTTTAGATTTAAAATtctcatctttttaaaactCATATCTTCTTTATTCTAACTTAAATTactctctttttaaaattttaaaatgtataCTTATCTGATGAAGTTGTTATAATCATCACTCCTGTTTTTTTCATTTCAGGCAATTGGCCAAGTCCTCTTTTTACGTCCTTATGTGAATGACTTTAGTACTGAGTGGGTTCTTTCATCTATTATCTTGTTGACTCTTGGCTCTGTGTTTACAACATACATCGGTGAACGAATCACAGACCTAAAACTCGGCAATGGCACCTCTCTTTTGATATTTACAAACATTATCTCCTACTTGCCAGCTTCTTTTGGTCGAACAATTGCACAGGCATTTAACGATGCTAATTATATTGGACTTGCTACCATCATTGTGTCCTTCTTTTTGTTGGTAGTTGGTATTGTCTATGTTCAGGTATGACTCATTTCAACTGTTAAACAAAGATGTATCTTGTGCACGGAATATTGATCCTACCAACGGCTTTCAGGAAGCAGAGAGAAAAATTCCTCTTAACTATGCTTCAAGATTCACTAGCAAAACCAGAGGACTTGAAAAATCTGCCTACTTACCCTTTAAGGTCTCTCCTTTTCACCAggtcttttttataatttatttaacttTTCCCAAAATTCAACATTTAAGAATATAGATGTGCACATTGACAGGTAAATAGTTCTGGGGTAATGCCCATCATATTCTCTACATCATCATTAGCTCTTCCCGGTACTTTAGCACGCTTCACTGGTTTGAATGCATTGAAGCAAACTGCAGTAGCTTTGAACCCAGGGGGTATGCTGTTCATTTATAACTGGATTTATGTAGCATCTTATTTAGACTTGAAATGTCGGATCCTGTATATTCGACTGCTAAATGCTCGCATTTCTTGCATTATGAAACTGCTTTTAGATAACTGTTTGTACGAATGTCGGAAGAGATCTGGATATTTTTGTCATGCATTGGTAAAGTGGAAGCTTATCATGTTGTGCTACCCTTGTTTTGTCTCAGATATTGATTCGTACGTTATAACTGGACTTTCTATTGCAGGCTCCTTCTATGTTCTATTTAACATACTTTTGATTGCCTTCTTCAATTACTATTACACCTTCCTACAATTGGATCCTGATGATGTGAGTGAGCAATTGAAACGACAAGGTGCTTCAATTCCACTTGTCAGACCTGGCAGAAGTACAGCTGCATTTATCAAAACAGTAAATTTTTCCTTCTCTATTTTTACTTTCATTGACTACCTTATTAATTACatcatctttttattttaacaatATTGTATAGTGTTGACtagatcaaatcaaaatcagaTTCCTAATTCCTTTCTTGAATCttttatgtaaataaaattaattataaattttttcctttttaggTTTAGCTTAATTTTAGAGATTTTATGATTAGaaatcttttctttattttaggCTAGTATTTTTCCCTTCTTTCCTATTTTCTAGTTATTTCTATTTCTGTAATTCCTCTATAAAGAGGCTGATTCCCTGTACATTTGATAACACAATACATTCAAACACttcaatttggtatcagagcaggaTCTCTGCACTGTGCCTCTGATTTATAGCTATGACTGACAGTTCCTCAGTCATTAATCCTGAACAGAAGGAGAACACCACTCCTACTCCATCAGATTTAAAATCTGAGCAACGGGTACTAGTTAGTGGTGACTCCCATTCAGTTCAGATCACCACATTTCGACTCAATGGGTCAAATTACCTTAGGTGGTCTCAATCAGTTCAGATGTATATCCGTGGAAGAGGGAAGATTGGATATCTCACTGGTGAGCGAAGCCAGCCTAACATCACTGACCCACAATATCATGTGTGGGATACCGAAAATTCCATGGTGATGACATGGCTGGTGAACTCAATGGAGGAGGATATCAGCAGTAACTACATGTACTATACCACAGCCAAAGAATTGTGGGATAGTGTCAAGGAGATGTACTCTGATCTTGGGAATAAATCCCAGATTTATGAACTTACTCTAAAAGTTAGAGAAATTCAACAAGGGAGTGACAATGTCACCAAATATTTCCACACATTGAAGCGGGTGTGGCAGGATCTTGACCACTTCAATAACTACAAGTGGAATTCAGCCGCTGATGCCAAACACCACCAACAAACAGTGGAAGAAGGGAGGATATTCCAGTTTCTTGCAGGCCTCAACGTGGAGCTAGATGAAGTTCGTGGCAGAATTATTGGAAGAGCAATCCTACCCTCAATTGGAGAAGTATTTGCTGAAGTTAGAAGAGAGAAAACTCGTAGAGCTGTGATGATGGGAAAATGCAAGACTGAACAGACCTCTTTGGAGTCTAATGCACTTTTAGTGGCACGTGCTGCACTTAAAAGTTCATCAAATCAGAAGCACCCCTCCAATCTTTGGTGTGACCACTGCAATAAACCTCGTCACACCCGAGAAACCTGCTGGAAGATTCATGGAAAACCAGCACATCTTAAAGGCAGCAAACCTGGTCCCAGAATATGCTCTACCCCAACTGCTCATGAGGCTGAAAAATCATCATTGAGTAAGGAACAGGTTGAGCAGCTCATAAGGCTGTTAAATTCCAGTTCTGTGTCTAGTACTCCTAGTGGTTCTTTGGCTCAAACAGGTAATTTTAGTATTCCTATGTCCCTTAACTGCACCTCAAACTTGAATGCACCATGGATTGTCGATTCAGGTGCATCTGACTATATGACCATCCTCTCTCCTTTATTTAAAACTTATTCTCCTTGctttgaaaatgaaaaaattagaGTTGCTGATGGTAGTTTTTCATCTATTGCtgaaaaaaatacaattaaacTGTCCAAAAACATTGACCTAAGAAATGTCCTACATGTACCAAAGCTTTCTTGTAATCTTCTCTCTATTAGTAAAATCTGCAAGGATTCCAATTGTGCTGTGACATTCTTTGACACTCATGGTAGTTTTTAGGACCGGATTTCGAGGAAGATGATTGGCAGTGCTAAGATGATGGATGGGCTTTATCACTTTGAGGATATTTCGGAGGATAAAATAGCTCAAAGATTTAGTGTTATAAGTTCTATGCCTATAAAGGACCAAATAATTCTCTGGCACAATAGACTAGGACACCCTAGTTTTCCATATCTCAAACATTTGTTTCCAAGtttgtttaaaaatattgatttttCCTTACTTAAATGTGAAAGTTGTATTCGTTCAAAAAGCCATAGAGCTCCTTATTACTCTCAACCTTATCATGCATCTAAACCTTTCCACTTGATTCATAGTGATGTATGGGGtccataaaaaataacaactcaATTTGGAAAAAAATGGTTTGTAACTTTTATCGATGACCACACACGACTATGTTGGATCTATCTCATGCATGAAAAATCTGAGGTTTCTAAAATTTTTCAGTATTTTTCAACAATGGTAGAAACACAATTTGACACAAAAATTTCAATATTAAGAAGTGATAATGGCACTGAATACTTTAATAAAAATCTTGGTGAATTTCTTCAAAAGAAAGGTATTCAACATCAATCTACATGCCCCAATACACCCCAACAAAATGGCATTGCTGAAAGGAAGAATAAACACCTTCTTGAAGTAGCACGTGCCATTATGTTTGAGGGTAATGTTCCAAAGTATTTATGGGGAGATGCTGTTCTAACAGCAGCCTATCTCATAAATCGAATGTCCACACATGTGTTAAATTACTGCACACCGTTGGATActttcaaaaagaatttttcAGCATGTAGGTTGCATTCTGACTTACCTTTAAAAGTATTTGGTTGCACTGTGTTTTTACATACACCTTCATATCGAAGTAAACTTGATCCAAGGGCAGTAAAATGCATTTTTATTGGCCATTCCCCAAGTCAAAAGGGTTATAAATGTTTCAATCCACACACCAAGAAATTTCATGTAAGTATGGATGT is a window from the Arachis stenosperma cultivar V10309 chromosome 3, arast.V10309.gnm1.PFL2, whole genome shotgun sequence genome containing:
- the LOC130965846 gene encoding uncharacterized protein LOC130965846, coding for MKKHLAKIGGDIKKCSKVPYDVEKQMEGLLKEIQKSKTSKRKVSFNEEGTDECEDAIDEAIAQEEQQTPSQLPTKEVVGGDPKKKAKTIIPPMFAPRTTLGSQPSLKSVFQNKEALHEVDKRVARWLLDCRIPFNAVMSPFFQDMLDGVAGFGPGYNGPSYDSLRVNLLADLKRECQMVVDSYRSAWKETGCTLMADGWTDQRQRTLINFLVYCSKGLCFVKSVDASSMVKNASSLCDLFSEVIEWIGPDNVVHVVTDNTANYVAAGRLINRKFEIIHWSPCAAHCLNLILKDISSIPHISSLATRASKITVFVYNHTVFLSWLRQKDDWREIVRPGATRFATVFLTLMSIFERKSELQQLVVDTHFIGHKLGRSANGRAVSAIILDNKFWDDYFTVCQIVSPLIKLLRLVDADDKPSLEIVYEGMLRSENGIKEMFKHRKSAYQPYTEIINSRWDKHLKKNLHEAAYFLNPDCFFSKNYRESPDVMRALLDLVTFHCKVNNLDSVEAMKEIHLYRDRKESFDRPEAIPAAKKLQPEEVVEKEPDLPSNIEDLLDEIDADLDQGGGGGSTSTFYAAPLALSGPSSGNEGDEINDANLQQIMEDFDD
- the LOC130968891 gene encoding preprotein translocase subunit SECY, chloroplastic isoform X1 encodes the protein MLITVRDASFSSPLCSWQRRFSTKLKYSIFRASFSVQRTPNTSLTWNPRHVSTCYDASNFDPLGINPDLSSRLNSTWENVVSLFSQTFESASSTDKEKPNSSRGIAAAIEDSSIDFGDFFKGPLPGKFLKLLGFLALSRLGVYIPLGGVNREAFVGNLDQNSLLSTLDSFSGGGIGRLGICSLGIVPFINAQIVFQLLAQVYPKLQDLQKREGEAGRKKVLQYTRYASVGFAIVQAIGQVLFLRPYVNDFSTEWVLSSIILLTLGSVFTTYIGERITDLKLGNGTSLLIFTNIISYLPASFGRTIAQAFNDANYIGLATIIVSFFLLVVGIVYVQEAERKIPLNYASRFTSKTRGLEKSAYLPFKVNSSGVMPIIFSTSSLALPGTLARFTGLNALKQTAVALNPGGSFYVLFNILLIAFFNYYYTFLQLDPDDVSEQLKRQGASIPLVRPGRSTAAFIKTVLSRISVLGSTFLAILAAGPAVVEQTTHLTAFRGFAGTSILILVGCATDTARKVQAEIISQKYKNIEFYDFDKY
- the LOC130968891 gene encoding preprotein translocase subunit SECY, chloroplastic isoform X2 encodes the protein MLITVRDASFSSPLCSWQRRFSTKLKYSIFRASFSVQRTPNTSLTWNPSYDASNFDPLGINPDLSSRLNSTWENVVSLFSQTFESASSTDKEKPNSSRGIAAAIEDSSIDFGDFFKGPLPGKFLKLLGFLALSRLGVYIPLGGVNREAFVGNLDQNSLLSTLDSFSGGGIGRLGICSLGIVPFINAQIVFQLLAQVYPKLQDLQKREGEAGRKKVLQYTRYASVGFAIVQAIGQVLFLRPYVNDFSTEWVLSSIILLTLGSVFTTYIGERITDLKLGNGTSLLIFTNIISYLPASFGRTIAQAFNDANYIGLATIIVSFFLLVVGIVYVQEAERKIPLNYASRFTSKTRGLEKSAYLPFKVNSSGVMPIIFSTSSLALPGTLARFTGLNALKQTAVALNPGGSFYVLFNILLIAFFNYYYTFLQLDPDDVSEQLKRQGASIPLVRPGRSTAAFIKTVLSRISVLGSTFLAILAAGPAVVEQTTHLTAFRGFAGTSILILVGCATDTARKVQAEIISQKYKNIEFYDFDKY